The DNA sequence TACTCCAGGCACAGAAAAAATACCAGATTGATCTTATGGATTCGGTTATGGTGGGTGACAGCGCAAAGGACATTGAATGCGCGCGCAGGGCAGGTTGCAGGCTGGGTGTTCTGGTTAAAAGCGATAACTTTTCAAATGCTGAAAAGATTCTGTCAGAAAAGAAAATTTCTCCTGATTATATAGCTTCCGATCTCTATGATGCTGCGATCTGGATAAGCAGTCACTTCCTATGATAACTCTCGAAGGACATCTTGAAAGAATCACCTACTATAACGAAGAAAACCATTATACTGTTGCGCGATTAAAGACAGGTAAGGATCAAACTTCTGTGACCGTTACAGGCTTCATGCCGGCTGTCAGTCCCGGCGAAACCCTTAAAATAAAAGGCAGGTGGGAGATTCATCCAAAATACGGCCAGCAATTAAAGGTCGAGTCATTTGAAGTTATTCTTCCTGCAACAATCAATAGTATAAAGAAATACCTTGAATCCGGTTTTATTAAGGGAATAGGTCCAAAAATTGTTGCCGCCCTGATTAGCCGTTATAAAAATAGAACGTTAGAGATAATTGAAAACAGTCCTGAAAAGCTTGCTCAAGTTAAAGGAATAGGAAAGGTAAAGGCTGCGCAGATAAGCAATTTTTGGAAAGAACATCATGCAATTAGAAGTCTGATGCTGTTTCTTCAGGAAAATGGCATTACAACTTCATACAGCGCAAAAATCTTCAAAGAGTACGGGAAGGATGCCGTTAACATCCTCCGAAATGATCCTTACCGCATAGCCGGTGATATCTCTGGAATCGGTTTTTATGTTGCCGACAGGATAGCACAGAATCTGGGCATTCCAAAAGATAAGCCGGAAAGGATTAATGCATGCATTATTCATATCATAGAGCAATTTGTCTCAGAAGGACATGTTTATGCCTGTGAAGAGCAGATTCTTAAACGCTGCGAGAATCTTTTTCAGATCGAGCCAAGTAAAACCAAAGATGCCATGCTTGCTCTTGCCGACACAGGGGAACTGGTTCTAAAAAAAATTGCGGGCACTGAGGCCTACGCTGTTTATCTAAAAAGTCTGCATGAGGCGGAAACAGGTATTGCCGACAGGATAAAGGCTGTTTTGTCTGTTCCGGTTTCTCCTCTATCTATAGACACAGAACAGATTACGCAGGAAGTATTGAGAAAACTTGCCATCAAACTTTCTTCTGAACAGTTGAATGTTTTGCAGGAATGCCTTTCTCACAGAATTATAGTAATAACCGGAGGCCCTGGAACAGGCAAAACTACACTTATCAGATCTATTAACGCGGTTTTTGAACTTCTTGAAAAACGAATCATCCTTGCGGCCCCGACCGGACGGGCGGCCAGGCGTCTTTCAGAGGTTACACACAGGGAGGCAAGCACTGTCCACAAAATTTTGGGATATAATTTTAAGGACGGTTTTTTTGCTAAAAACCAGGATAATCCGCTTGATGCAGATGCAATAATCATTGATGAAGCCTCGATGGTGGATGTATATTTAATGTTTTATCTGCTTAAAGCAATTTCCATGCACTGTGTATTAATACTGGTCGGAGATGTTTTTCAGCTTCCATCGGTCGGCCCGGGAAATGTTCTTGCCGATATTATCAATTCGAAAAGAATAAAAACTTTTGAGCTAAAGAAAATCTTCAGGCAGGCTCAGGAAAGCCCTATTGTTATGAATGCCCACAGAGTTCGTGCCGGGAAGATGCCTGACCTCAAAAAGGAGTATATACCTGAAAAGCTGTCTGAGTTTTACTTCATTGAGCAAAATAATCCGGACAGGGCTGTTAAAACAATAGTTGAGTTATGCAGTAAAAGAATTCCAAAGGTTTTCAATTTTGACTGTGTAAATGATATTCAGGTGTTAACTCCGATGCACAAGGGCGTGGCGGGGACCGCCAACCTGAACCAGGCGCTTCAAAAGGCTTTAAACCCCGGGTCTCCGAGCAAAGGCGGCCGTTTTAAGATACAAGACAAAGTTATGCATTTAAAAAACAATTATCAGAAAGAGGTTTTTAACGGTGATATCGGAACAATTACCTCCATTGACACGGCAAACAACCATCTTTCCGTGAATTACTACGGCAGGATAGTTGCCTATGATTTTACGGAAACAGAGGAGCTTTCGCTGGCGTACGCCATAACCGTGCACAAGTCACAGGGGTCGGAGTATCCTGCGGTGGTTGTGCCGATAATGACCCAGCATTTTGCTTTGCTCCAGAGGAACCTGCTTTATACAGCAATAACAAGGGGTAAAAAACTGGTAATACTTGTAGGTTCAAAAAAAGCCATAAATATTGCATTGAAAAACGACAGATCGGGAAATCGCCTTTCAGGGCTGTCAAACAGGCTGTCTGTAGAGGCGGTTTAGGAAACCGCCTGAACAATTCTGCAAAAATCTTAATTCTAAGTAATTTGGAGTGTGCAATTTGAGTGCTGGTTACAAGACCTGTTGCTTGACAAAATATGGCTATAACGATAACTTTGAATTTACCCATGGCCGAACTTCTTTCTAATAAAATTATTCAGAAAATTGAGCAAGCCTCCGAATTGTATCACCGGCTGGTGCTTGTAGTCGCGCCACAAGGATCAGGCAAAACCTCAGTTCTCAAAAAAGTGCAACAAATTCTGAGAACGTCTGTTGTAAATGTGAATCTTGAGGTTTCCCGGCAGTTGTTGGAGCTAACGGCTAAACAGCAAGCGCTTCAACTACCTCGTATTTTGGAGGACATTTTACGAAAAGCGGAAATCGAGGTAGCTCTTTTGGACAACATAGAAATTCTGTTTGAGGTGTCTCTTAAACAAGATCCCTTAAGACTTCTTCAGGGACTTTCCCGAAATCGAACAATTGTTGCCTCCTGGAATGGAGAAATAAAGGACAATTATCTGACTTATGCAAGTTCGGATCATCCGGAGTATCGCCGATACCCAGCCCGTGAACTTCTGGTGGTGACACCACAACCTTAACCTTTAGATGGAACCATTAACAGAACAAAAAGGGCGTGAAAAATGAAATACAGGGAACTAATCCAGTTTGAACCCATTGAGTCTGTAGTTCAACTCCGCGATGCTGATCAGGAGACC is a window from the Caldisericota bacterium genome containing:
- the brxF gene encoding BREX-3 system P-loop-containing protein BrxF, with translation MAITITLNLPMAELLSNKIIQKIEQASELYHRLVLVVAPQGSGKTSVLKKVQQILRTSVVNVNLEVSRQLLELTAKQQALQLPRILEDILRKAEIEVALLDNIEILFEVSLKQDPLRLLQGLSRNRTIVASWNGEIKDNYLTYASSDHPEYRRYPARELLVVTPQP
- a CDS encoding ATP-dependent RecD-like DNA helicase, translated to MITLEGHLERITYYNEENHYTVARLKTGKDQTSVTVTGFMPAVSPGETLKIKGRWEIHPKYGQQLKVESFEVILPATINSIKKYLESGFIKGIGPKIVAALISRYKNRTLEIIENSPEKLAQVKGIGKVKAAQISNFWKEHHAIRSLMLFLQENGITTSYSAKIFKEYGKDAVNILRNDPYRIAGDISGIGFYVADRIAQNLGIPKDKPERINACIIHIIEQFVSEGHVYACEEQILKRCENLFQIEPSKTKDAMLALADTGELVLKKIAGTEAYAVYLKSLHEAETGIADRIKAVLSVPVSPLSIDTEQITQEVLRKLAIKLSSEQLNVLQECLSHRIIVITGGPGTGKTTLIRSINAVFELLEKRIILAAPTGRAARRLSEVTHREASTVHKILGYNFKDGFFAKNQDNPLDADAIIIDEASMVDVYLMFYLLKAISMHCVLILVGDVFQLPSVGPGNVLADIINSKRIKTFELKKIFRQAQESPIVMNAHRVRAGKMPDLKKEYIPEKLSEFYFIEQNNPDRAVKTIVELCSKRIPKVFNFDCVNDIQVLTPMHKGVAGTANLNQALQKALNPGSPSKGGRFKIQDKVMHLKNNYQKEVFNGDIGTITSIDTANNHLSVNYYGRIVAYDFTETEELSLAYAITVHKSQGSEYPAVVVPIMTQHFALLQRNLLYTAITRGKKLVILVGSKKAINIALKNDRSGNRLSGLSNRLSVEAV
- a CDS encoding HAD hydrolase-like protein, which codes for LQAQKKYQIDLMDSVMVGDSAKDIECARRAGCRLGVLVKSDNFSNAEKILSEKKISPDYIASDLYDAAIWISSHFL